A segment of the Rhizobium sp. ZPR4 genome:
TGGCGATCGAGGATTTCGGCCCGGCCAACATCGATTCCGGCAAGGTCGACAACAAGATCTACGGCGTCAGCCTCGGCGTGAATTCCTTCATGGTCGTCGTCAACACGGCCGCCTGGACGGAAGCCGACGTCGAACCGCCGCATGACGCCATGACGTGGGAACAGATCGGTGATGCCTGCGCCAAGGTAACCGCCGCCAAGAAGCGCCGCGGCTTCTACGGCACGGCCGATGCAAGCGGCGGGGAGCCGGCCCTCGAATGCTGGCTGCGCCAGCGCGGCAAGGCGCTCTACACGACGGACGGCAAGCTCGCCTTCGAAGCCAAGGACGCGACCGAATGGTTCGATTTCTGGGGCCATATGCGCAAGATCGGCGCCTGCGTCCCGGCCGACGTTCAGGCGCTCGACCAGCAGACGCTCGAAACCGACATGCTTGTCACCAAGAAGGCGGCGATGAGCTTCGCCCATTCCAACCAGTTCGTCGCCATTCAGGGCCTGAACAAGGAAAAGCTCGAAATCGTCTCCTATCCCGTCGCGGGTGCGGACAGCAAACCCGGGCAATATCTGAAGCCCTCCATGCTGATGTCGGTCTCGGCAACATCCGCGAACAAGGATGCCGCCGTCGCCTTCGTCAATTATCTGGTGGAAGATCCGGAAGGCGCAAAGACGCTCGGTCTCGAACGCGGCGTCCCAGCCTCGCCGAAGATCCGCGATCTGCTGACACCGGATCTCGATGCTACAAGCAAACAGGTGGTCGATTATATCGGCCGGCTGACGCCGCATGTCGGAGCGCTGCCGCCGTCTCCGCCGAACGGCGCCGGCGAAAATGCATTCCTGCTGAAGAAGATCGCCGAGGAGGTGGCTTTCGGCAAAACCAGCGCGCAGGACGCTGGCGCGAAGTTCACCGAACAGGCAGCAGCAAACATTACGCGAGGCTGATACCGTGGGTACAAACAGCAAGAGCGTTGCCGGCGACTTGGTCGTCGGCACGCCCGCGCCGTTGCGCGTGGAAACCACCTATAAGGCGCCGGGCGCATTCGCGCGCAACGCACCCGGCTATCTCTTCCTTCTACCGTGGTTCATCGGCTTCTTCGGCCTGACCCTCGGACCGGCGATCGCCTCGCTCTATCTCTCCTTCACCGACTACAATCTGCTGCAGTCGCCGAACCTCGTCGGCATCGACAATTATGTGCGGATCGCAACGGCGGACGACAAGTTCCTGTCGTCGATGAAGGTGACGCTGTTCTATGTCGTCTGCTCGGTACCGCTGAAGCTGGCCTTCGCGCTGCTGGTGGCGCTGCTGCTCAATCGCGGCATCAAGGGTCTGCCGGTCTATCGCGCCATCTTCTACCTGCCGTCGCTACTCGGCTCCAGCGTTGCGATCGCGGTGTTGTGGCGGCAGATCTTCGATGCCGACGGCATCGTCAACACCCTGCTCTGGTATCTCTTCGGCATCAACGGCCCGAGCTGGATTTCAAATCCGGATTATTCGCTCTATACGCTCGTAATCCTTGCCATCTGGCAGTTCGGCTCGCCGATGATCATCTTCCTCGCCGGACTCAGGCAAATCCCGACCGATCTTTACGAAGCCGCCAGCCTCGACGGCGCCTCCAAGGCACGGATCTTCTTCAAGATTACGCTGCCACTGCTGACGCCGGTGATCTTCTTCAACGCCGTGGTCCAGACGATCGACGCCTTCAAGGCCTTCACGCCGGCCTATGTGATTTCCTCCGGCACCGGCGGGCCGATCGATTCGACGCTGTTCTATACGCTCTATCTCTACCAGGAAGCCTTCGGCTATTTCCGCATGGGTTACGCGGCTGCCCTCGCATGGGTTCTGGTTGTTATCATCGCGATCTTCACCGCCTTCTCCTTCCTCTCCGCTCGTTATTGGGTCCACTACGATGACTGACGCGAAGCTCACCCATTTTGCCGAGGACATGAAGCCGCCGCGCGAGCGCCCGTGGTTCCTCTCCGTCCTCATCCACATCGCCCTCATCGCCGCGTCGATCGTGATGCTCTATCCGCTGCTGTGGATGCTCTCAGGCTCGATCAAGGACCAGAACGAGATCTTCGGCACGGCATCGCTGATCCCGTCGCATTTCGATTTCAGTTCCTATGCCCGCGGCTGGTTCGGCGGCCAGGTCACCTTCGGTACCTTCGTCTGGAATTCCGCCGTCATCGCCGTGCTTTCGGTCATCGGCAACGTGATTTCCTGCTCGCTCGCGGCCTATGCCTTCGCGCGACTGAACTTCTGGGGCAAGAATTTCTGGTTCGCGCTGATGCTCGGCACGCTGATGCTGCCCTATCACGTCACGCTGATCCCGCAATATATCCTCTTCCTGAAGCTCGGCTGGGTGAAGACGATGCTGCCGCTCGTCGTGCCGAAATTCCTCGCGGTCGATGCCTTCTTCATCTTCCTGATGGTGCAGTTCTTCCGCGGTATTCCCCGCGAACTGGACGAGGCTGCAATGATGGACGGCTGCAGCCCGTGGCGTATCTACTGGCGCATCATGCTGCCGCTGTCGCTGCCGGTCATGGCGACGGCCGCCATCTTCTCCTTCATCTGGACATGGGACGATTTCTTCGGGCCGCTGATCTACCTCTCTGATATCAACACCTACACGGTGCAGCTCGGCCTGCGCTCCTTCGTGGACTCCACCGGAAGTTCCGACTGGAGCAGCCTGTTTGCCATGTCGAGCCTGTCGCTGATCCCGGTCTTCCTGATCTTCCTCTTCTTCCAGAGGCTGCTGATCGACGGCATCGCGACCGCCGGCCTCAAGCGCTGATTACGAATCCGCAGTCCCGAATACCCAAGATTTGGGGCTGCGAACCAAGAAACCCACTGAAAGGAAATGTCGCATGAGCGCGTTGCGCTTCGCCGCCATCGGCCTCAATCACGATCACATCTATGGCCAGGTCAACGTCATGCTGCGGGCCGGCGCCGAACTCGTCGCCTTCCATGCCGTAGAAGATGACCTCGCTGCCGTCTTCGCCAGCCGCTTCCCACAGGCTAAACGCGTCGCCGACAAAAGAGAAATCCTGGAGGACAACTCCATCGCGTTGATCGTCAGCGCGGCGATTTCCAGTGAGCGGACCGGCCTTGCCATCGAGGCCATGCGCCACGGCAAGGATGTGATGCTCGACAAGCCCGGCATGGTGACGCTGGATCAGCTGGCCGACGTCCGCAAGGTGCAGGCCGAGACCAAGCGCATCGTCTCCATTCTCTATTCCGAGCATTTCGAGACGGCATCGACGGTCAAGGCCGGCGAACTGGTGAAATCAGGCGCCATCGGCAAGGTCATCCACACGACGGGCCTCGGCCCGCATCGGCTGCGCAAGCCGACCCGGCCGGACTGGTTCTTCGACCGCAAGCGCTACGGGGGCATCATCACCGACATCGCCTCGCATCAATGCGAGCAGTTCCTGTTCTTCGCGGATTCGCTGGAAGCAGAAGTGCTGTCGGCGACAGTGTCCAACCGCGCCAATCCGGAAACACCCGGCCTGCAGGACTATGGCGATTTCCATGTGAGGACGCCCGACGTCACCGGCTATGTCCGCGTCGACTGGTTCACACCGGACGGTCTCTCCACCTGGGGCGACGGTCGCCTCTTCATCGTCGGCACCGAAGGCACGATCGAACTGCGCAAATATATCGACGTTGCCGGCCGCTCCGGCACCGATCACCTCTTTCTCACCGACCGCAAGGGCATGCAGCATATCGATTGCACCGGAGTGGAGCTGCCCTACGGCCGCCAGCTTGCCGCCGACATAAGAGACCGCACCGAAACGGCGATGGGCCAGGAACATTGCTTCAAGGCGATGGAGCTGGCGCTGAAGGCGCAGGCGCTTGCCGAGGCAACATCGCTCAACAGCATTCAGAGGTAATTGCGTCATGTCCGACATCAAGAAAGTCGCGATCATCGGCCTCGGCATCGGCCGCTCCCACATAACGGAAGGCTATCTGCCTCACTCTGATCGCTACGAAGTCGCCGTTCTCTGCGATCTCAACGAGGAGCGCCTGAACGCGGTCGGCGATGAGTTCGGCATCGAAAGGCGCGTGAAGGATTTCTCCGAAGTCCTCAACATGCCCGATATCGACATTATCGACATCTGCACGCCGCCCGGCTCGCATTTCCAGCTTATCATGCAGGCGCTTGCCGCCGGCAAGCATGTGGTTTGCGAAAAGCCGCTCGTCGGATCGCTCGCCGATGTCGATGCCGTCATCGCGGCCGAAAAGACAGCCAAGGGCCGGCTGATGCCGATCTTCCAGTATCGCTATGGCGACGGCATTCAGAAGGCCAAGCGCATCATCGCTTCAGGCATTGCCGGCAAGCCCTATGTCGCCACGTCGGAAACGCATTGGGTGCGCGGCGCCGATTACTACGCGGTTCCCTGGCGCGGCAAGTGGGATACCGAGCTCGGCGGCGTGCTGATGACCCACTCGATCCATCTGCACGACATGCTGACCTATCTGATGGGGCCGATCGCAGGCCTCTTCGGCCGTGTCTCCACCCGGGTCAACGACATCGAAGTGGAGGATTGCGCCAGCGCCAGCCTGCTGATGGAAAACGGCGCGCTTGCCACCATCAGCGCCACGCTCGGCTCGCAGGAGCAGATCAGCCGCCTGCGCCTCGCCTTCGAAAATGTCCTGATCGAAAGCAACCATGAGCCATATAGCCCCGGTCAGGACCCTTGGAAGATCGTTCCGGCCAATGACGAGATCGGCGCAAAGATCGACGCGTTGCTGGCCAACTGGTCGCCGATCCCGAACCGTTTCAACACGCAGATGAAACTGTTCCATGAAGCGCTGGTGTCGGGCGGACCGCTGCCGGTGACCACAGTCGATGCCCGCCAGGCGCTGGAGCTGGTCACCGCCTTCTATGAATCATCGGAAACCCGCACCGAAGTCCGCTTCCCCGTCGGGCCGGAAGCCAAGAAATACAAGAGTTGGAGGCCGTCATGAACGTTGCCCCGCGAGCCATCAGGACCAACAAGGAGGGAGCGCCCATGGCGACAAGCGTATCGCTGCAGAAAGTTATCAAGCGCTATGGCGAGCTTCAGGTGGTTCACGGGATCGACCTTGAAATTGAGCCGGGGGAATTCACCGTCTTCGTTGGCCCTTCCGGCTGCGGCAAGTCCACGTTGCTGCGCATGATCGCCGGGCTGGAACCGATCTCTGGCGGCGGGCTTTACCTCGACGGCAGCCGCATGAACGATGTCCCTGCCTCCAAGCGCGGCATCGCCATGGTCTTCCAGTCCTATGCGCTCTACCCGCATATGACCGTCTACAAGAACCTCGCCTTCGGCCTCGAAACCGCGGGCATGAAGAAGCAGGACATCCAGCCGCGCGTCGAAAAGGCCGCCGAGATCCTGCAGATCAAGCAGTTGCTGCAGCGCAAGCCGAAGCAGCTTTCCGGCGGCCAGCGTCAGCGCGTCGCCATCGGCCGCGCCATCGTGCGCGAGCCCAACATCTTCCTCTTCGACGAGCCGCTATCGAACCTCGATGCCGAGCTGCGCGTGCAGATGCGCGTCGAGATCGCCCGTCTGCACCAGCGGCTCGGCAACACCATGATCTACGTTACCCACGACCAGACCGAGGCCATGACCATGGCCGACAAGATCGTCGTGCTCAATGGCGGCAAGATCGAGCAGGTCGGTGCTCCCCTTGACCTCTACAACAAGCCGAAGAACAAATTCGTCGCCGGCTTCATCGGCTCGCCGAAAATGAATTTCCTCGACGCAAAGATCGTCGCCTCCGACGATGGCTCCGCCGTCATCGACCTCGCCGGCCAGACTGTGCGCCTGCCGCGTCGGCTGGGTGGTCTCCAGCCGGGACAGCCCGTCACCCTCGGTGCCCGCCCTGAGCATCTCAACGTCGGCGATCGTGGCGTAGGGCTGGGGAGTGCTCGCGTCGATCTCGTCGAGCACCTCGGCGGCCAGACGATCCTCTATGTCACGCTGCATGGCGGCCAGGCACTGACGGTCGCGCTGGAAGATCAACAGACCATCCGCGCCGGCGAAACGGTCAGCATCCACATCGATCCCGAACGCTGCCATCTGTTTGGGCCTGATGGGGTGACCTTGTAGGAGCATGTTGAAGCAGGTGGAGCTTATCTCGCCCTGACGGGCGAGATAAGCTCCCGTAGTCTCTCACACCTCTACGATCCGCCGACTGCCGATAGAACGGATCTGACCGGATGGAATGACATCGGCTGGAACACCCTCCCGCCGGTACAGGCGAAGCCGTCTGCTGCCGGGCGCAAGATGGAACCAGTCATCCTCGGCCCGATAGGCCTCCAGATCGATCTGTACCGATTGCGCAAAACGGTCGGTACTCAGATCAAGGAACCAATCCTCGCCCTCCTGCACCGCTGATGCCGTGATCTCGGCATCATGGAATGCCTTGCTTCGCCCAAGCGGAAAGTAGAAGGCCTGGGCGACGACCGCGCCGGTCGCCGGGGACGTCAACCGCGCGACCGTGACATCATGCGACGGCGGACCGAAACGGAAGGCGTAGGTCGAATCGAAGAAGGCGCCGAAAAGTTCAGTGCAGGCTATCTTTTGCTTGCCACGGGCCTCAAGCACCAGATCGCGGCCGCCGCCAACGACGATCTGGCGGCCGTCGCGCAAGCAGGAGACCTCGACGGTCAGGTCGAGCGCCGCATCGCTTTCGTTGATGACATGCACATCGAGACCATTCGTGCCCTCGTCCATGAGCAGCACCTGCACCGGCCGGAAGGCGCGGCGCAGCCCGTACCAGACCGGCTTCGGCTCTCCGGTCGCGTCGATCACCCCCCAGCCGGCGCCGGGAAGCAGATCCTGCAGCGTCCAGACGAGCGCGCCGTTGCAGCCGGAACCTTGGCGGCGCCACTCGGCATAGGTCTCTTCGGCGACTTCGCCAGTCACGACACGCGAAAGGTTGAGATAGAGATCCGGGTCTTCCCGCCGCAGTCGGTTTGGCTCGAAACCGTAAAGCTCCTGAAGATAATGATCGCGCACATCCTCGAAATCCCAGGAGGCGCCGCGGTCGCGCGGCACGCGCTCTTTCCATAGCGGGCTATGGACTGCAGGAACGGGAAGATGCTGACCGAGCGTGCGGGCTTGCGGCACATGCGCGAAAGCCAGGCTCTCGGCAGCAAAGCGGGCGTCGGCGCGGCGCGCATCGGCAAGCGGCCGCATATAGGCGCCGACGCCATAATAATGCGTGACGCCGACATTCGAAGAAAACGGCATCGGCCCGCCGGAGGGCGAGTTGACGACATAGGGCACGTCCGGCCGCAGCGATTGCACCAGCGGCGGGATGATCTCCTCGACAACAGGGCTCTTCCAGAACTGTTCCGGCAGGCCCATCATCGCCGCCTGCTGGTGGATCTCGCTGCCGCCGCAAAGAACCGCCAGCGAAGGCGACAGGCGCGTACAGCTCAGAAGCTGCAAGACCTCGGTTTCGACATGGCCATTGAAAGCCTTGTCGTTCTTCGGATAATCGAAATTGGCGAACATGAAATCCTGCCAGACCATCAGGCCGAGTTCGTCGCAGAGACGGAAGAAGTCCAGCGTCTCATAGGCCATGGTGCCGCCGATACGGATCATGTTCATGCCGGCCTCAGCCGCCAGCCGCAGCCAGCTCCGGTAGTCGTCGCTGCTGCCGGGCAGGCGCACGATATCCGCCGTGGTCCACACGGCACCTCGGCAGAAGATCCGTTCGCCATTGACGATCACAGCGAAATCCTGCCCATCGGCGCCGCGATCGACCGACAGCCGGCGAAAACCGGTCTTTCCAAGCGCATGTTCGACGCCATCGACGATGAGCGTCACATCATGAAGCTGCGGCGTGCCATGCGTATGCGGCCACCAGGGCGCCACACCCGGAATTTTCAGGATTGCGGTATAGCGCCCGGGACCGTCCTTCTCGAACGCCTGCTCCGTCTCCCCGCACTTCAGCACCAGCTCGTTGATATCGCCCTCGGCCGTAAGCGAGGCATAGAGCCTGCCCTCGCCGTTTTCCAGCAAGTCCGGCCGCAGGGAGAGATCGCGGATGACGGGCGCGCCCGGCCGCAACAGCGAAATCGGCCGCCACGGGCCGACCGCCTGAACCTCCGGGCACCAGCCGGGCATGTGGCCGAGCAGCGTCGTGCGGACCATCCGCAGGCCCTGCGGCGTGATCATCTGCGGCCGCCAGCGGGCGCGCGGACCGGGCTCGGAAAGCCTCGGCTCCAGCGCGCGGAAGCAAAGCGCCAGCTCGTCCCCGCCAAGCAAGGTAACGTCGACGTCGTGCGCTTCGAACATGCTCTCGGAGACGAGGATTTGCTGGCCGTTCAGGAAGACTTCGCACAGCGTCGCCAGCCCTTCGAGCCGCAAGACCGCCTCGCCGGCCTCCGCATCCACCAGACGGCAGATGTACCAGGCATCGCGGTCATGAAGCGGCTCAGGCTTCGTCCGGTCGAAACGACCGGCCTTTTCCAGGGCTTCCGCCACCGTGCCCGGCACGGGCGCCGGGATGAAGCCTGACGTCAGCGGCACATTGGATGGCGAGATGCAGGTGCCTGCCTCCGTCAATACCAGATTCCATCCTTCGCTCAGCCGCATTCCACCGCCGAGATCCGCCAAGCGCCCGCCCATGACATCTTCCGGGGATTTCCCCCGCCCCAATATTCTCTGAAATAACCCAGCCGTATGACGATCGAACGGAAGCTGCTTAAAGCTTCCGTTCAAGCTCGCTCATCATGGAATCCCACGCATCGGCGGCCGGATCAAGGGCCGTGCGCAGCGGCTCGAATTTCTTGCGTGTGATGGCGCGGGCCAGCTGAAACTGCACCGACTTCGCCGTCTCGGAAATTTTCCGCGCCTCGCCAGCCGCATTGGCCAAATCGGCCGAGAGCCAGTCGAAATGGCTGCCGGCAAGTTCGAAGTTGGCGCCGAGCTGGCGCAGCGTGTTGAAGGCATATTTATGGAAGAAGCCGAAAGGCCGTTCAGCGATCGCTTCTACCTGCGTAGGGAAAACCTCCGCAAAGGCACGGATCGGATTGGCGCCGGGGCGTCGACGGAAATGGAAGGCGAGGAGCTGCCGGGCCGTCTGACGGATCGCAGCTTCGGCCGGTGTCTTCTCCGGAAATTTGGCAAATTCCGTGTAGGGCAGGAACGGCAGATCCTCATCCGTCAGATGCAGCTGGAACAGCCCGTCGAAATCCTCACCGGACAGCTGGAAGAAGCCGCCATTGTGGAAGTAGTCGAGCGTGCGGCCTTCCATGTCGAGCCGGTTGATCGCCACCGTCGTCTTGCCGTGTTCGCGGCGATAACCGACGCCCTGCGTATCCGGCATGAAGAAGGAGTCCATCTCCACCAGGCAGAGCCGGCCACGGCCGATCTGCTCGGCGACATGGTTCTCGACCTTGTCGTAGATCGCAAGTTCGGTGCAGCGCACGCCATAGAGCGCTTCCAGATCCTCAAGTGGCACCTTGAAGAAGGTGAACTGGTCACCTTCGAAATCTTGGCCCACCGTGAAGCCGAGCATGGCTTCCGGCGGCAGCTTCAAGGTCGAAAGCACCTCGATCCAGAGATCGATGTAGCAATTCGTCTCCGGCCACATGCGCTCGCTGTCGTGCAATGCATGCGGCTTGTAGGCGGCGGGATCCAGCCCCTCAAACACGGCAGCCATGGACGCGATCAGCCCCACAGCACCTTGCGCACGCTCTCGGGCCATTCCTCGACGTCGAGACCGTGGGTGTGGAACAGCGCCAGCGCGATGCGCTCCAGGCCGAAGCCGACGCAGGCCGTGTGCACGACGCTGCCATCGGCAAAATTCAGGCCCCATTTCGTCCCGAAGGCATCCTGATGGTAGTTGAAGCTCATGCAGGCGGTCGGGTTGGCAGTCGAGGTGATCGGGATCAGCAGCTCGAACTTCAGGTTCTGGTCGCGCTGGTTGTTGGCCAGCATCTTGCCGGCGCGGCCGAAGAACGGGTCGTTGGCGACGTCGATGGTCACGTCGAGGCCGACGGCCTTCATCATCTCGACGCCGCGATCCATCCAGCTCTGACGGAAGTCGGTCACATGCTTTTCGCTGCCCATGCAGACATATTCGCGCATGCGGAACAGCTGCTGGCGAGCCGGGTCCTTGGAGGGCTCGTGGCGGAAGCAATAGGACTGCAGGTCGAAGAGCGCGCCATCTTCCGAAATGGCGCCACGCTTGGCGACCGTGGGATAAAGCGGATAGCAGGCCGCCGGCGTCAGCACGATATCGGTCGCCTGCTGGTCTTTCGTCCAGTCGTCGCCGACTTCCATGCACTTCAGCAGGCTCATATGGTCGAGCTCGTTGCCGCAGAAACTGTGCACTGTGCCGGCGAGCTGCGGGAAGCTCTTCATGTAGCCGCTGGTTTCGAAGAAGGCACGGTTCATGCCGGGCGGAAAGCGGATGGCTTCGGCGCCATCGGCACCGCCGAACTTGTCGATCAGCCGCTCGAAAGCGGCAATGACGTCTTCGAACTGGCCGCTGCGGCCATAGAGGCCGTCAACGCCGGTGTCGATCAAAAGACCGGAATCGAAAAGACGGTCGAGAAACGAGGATTGCATATCCATGACGGTTACCCCAACAGGCTAGTATCTTGTTTGTGGACGAGCAGCATGGTCGACGTATTGCCGAGAATGCGGTCATTCGAGATCATCAATTGCGCCGAGTGCGCATCGCGCAGGTGGCGGCCGAGGCTGTAGGGCGTACCGTTCTTGTAGCCCATGATGCCGCAGATCAGCATGGCGTGGTTGATGATCGGCAGGATCATCTCGGACGAGGCGATCTTGACGTTGTTCATCGCCACGGCAAAAGCCATCGACGAGAGACGGTCTGCATCGAGCTTCGCCTCTTCATAGGCCTTCAGCCCGGCAACCACGTTGGATTTCACCATCTGCAGCATGCTGGAGGCTTCGGCGAGACGCAGCGCACCGGGCGGTGGTGCGCCGGGAGACTTGCGGGCGGCGGCACGGACGAAAGCCTGCGCGCGGGAAACCGCATCAGCGGCAATGCCGTACCACACGCCGCTCCAGAGCAGATGCGAACTTGCCAGCATCGATTGCGCGGCGATCTCGGCAAACGGCTTCGGCAGGATCTGCTTGGCCGGAGCCTCGCCCTTGAACAGGAAGCCATCGGAGCAGGTGCCGCGCATGCCGAGCGTGTTCCACTCGACGGTGCGCTTGATGTCGTACTGGTCCCTAAGGAAGCAGGTCAGCACCTGATCGGAGGACGCCGCCTCGGCATGGCTGCGTGAGGTAATCAGGATGGCGTCGGCATGGGCGCCGTAGGAAATGACGGTCGCATCCTTTTCAAGGGAGCAGGTGTCGCCTTCGACCTTGATGGCGCAGATGCTGTTGCGCAGGTTACCGCCGATCCCGCCTTCGGTCGTTGCCGAAGCGAGCAGCAGCTGTTCCCTTGCGATACGGCGCATGAAATCGCGGTGCCAGTCGCTCTCGGCGCCGTGCTCGACCAGGCTCGAAAGCTTGATCTGGTGCATGGCGAAAACCATGGCGCTGGCGGCGCAGGCCTGACCGAGTATCGAGCAGAGCTCGGCGATTTCGGTGATCGACGCGCCCTCGCCGCCGAGATCGGCGGGGATCTGCATGGAGAGCAGCTTTTCGGCGCGCATCGCGTCGACGGCTTCGCGTGGGAACCGACCCTCGGCATCGACGGCATCGGCGTGTTGGCTGGCGATCGCTGCGACACGGGCGGCGCGCACCGCCGCTCCCTCGCCCGTCCCAACCTCAAGTATAGCGACCGCCGCAGTCATTACGCGACCTTTCTACTGTCGAGGATCATGCCGACGGTTCTTTCGATCGCGGCGATGCTGGCGAAGGACTTGCGGTTCAGCAGATTGTCGGGAAACTCGATATCGAAGGCTTCCTCGATGCCAAGCATCAACTGCACGGAAGCGAAGGAAGACAGTCCGGTTGCGTAGAGATCAGCATCGTCTTCAATCTGATCGATAGCAACGGGAAGCGCGCCGAACTTGGCCAGCAAATCGCGAATCGTCTTGTTCATAGTCTAGTCCCTTCTGGCAATGGTAAGCATAACCGCAGTTATACAGTCTTATCGTTCACCAAGAAGTAACAGGCAAAATAGAACATTCCGCTAAGCGACGTGGTAAATACAAACAACTTATAATTCGTAGAAAATTGCTATATTCTAGATTTTTCTGATTGAAATTTACCAAACGTAAGCCATCTAAGGCGCGGCCCGCACACAAATATCAACAATAACTAATATGAAGGCGTAATGATTTCTGGAAAGAACCGGGCGCCAAGAAGGTTAACGCTCCAAAATTCGCCACTACGTTTTATTCAAAAAACGTCATCACAATCAGAGCGTCAGTAAACTATAGACTTGCGCAGCGGCATTTAACCTTCCGGCGGATAAATGTGCTCACCGCCGCG
Coding sequences within it:
- a CDS encoding carbohydrate ABC transporter permease, which produces MKPPRERPWFLSVLIHIALIAASIVMLYPLLWMLSGSIKDQNEIFGTASLIPSHFDFSSYARGWFGGQVTFGTFVWNSAVIAVLSVIGNVISCSLAAYAFARLNFWGKNFWFALMLGTLMLPYHVTLIPQYILFLKLGWVKTMLPLVVPKFLAVDAFFIFLMVQFFRGIPRELDEAAMMDGCSPWRIYWRIMLPLSLPVMATAAIFSFIWTWDDFFGPLIYLSDINTYTVQLGLRSFVDSTGSSDWSSLFAMSSLSLIPVFLIFLFFQRLLIDGIATAGLKR
- a CDS encoding sugar ABC transporter permease, translated to MRVETTYKAPGAFARNAPGYLFLLPWFIGFFGLTLGPAIASLYLSFTDYNLLQSPNLVGIDNYVRIATADDKFLSSMKVTLFYVVCSVPLKLAFALLVALLLNRGIKGLPVYRAIFYLPSLLGSSVAIAVLWRQIFDADGIVNTLLWYLFGINGPSWISNPDYSLYTLVILAIWQFGSPMIIFLAGLRQIPTDLYEAASLDGASKARIFFKITLPLLTPVIFFNAVVQTIDAFKAFTPAYVISSGTGGPIDSTLFYTLYLYQEAFGYFRMGYAAALAWVLVVIIAIFTAFSFLSARYWVHYDD
- a CDS encoding Gfo/Idh/MocA family oxidoreductase, whose amino-acid sequence is MSDIKKVAIIGLGIGRSHITEGYLPHSDRYEVAVLCDLNEERLNAVGDEFGIERRVKDFSEVLNMPDIDIIDICTPPGSHFQLIMQALAAGKHVVCEKPLVGSLADVDAVIAAEKTAKGRLMPIFQYRYGDGIQKAKRIIASGIAGKPYVATSETHWVRGADYYAVPWRGKWDTELGGVLMTHSIHLHDMLTYLMGPIAGLFGRVSTRVNDIEVEDCASASLLMENGALATISATLGSQEQISRLRLAFENVLIESNHEPYSPGQDPWKIVPANDEIGAKIDALLANWSPIPNRFNTQMKLFHEALVSGGPLPVTTVDARQALELVTAFYESSETRTEVRFPVGPEAKKYKSWRPS
- a CDS encoding glycoside hydrolase family 2 protein — its product is MGGRLADLGGGMRLSEGWNLVLTEAGTCISPSNVPLTSGFIPAPVPGTVAEALEKAGRFDRTKPEPLHDRDAWYICRLVDAEAGEAVLRLEGLATLCEVFLNGQQILVSESMFEAHDVDVTLLGGDELALCFRALEPRLSEPGPRARWRPQMITPQGLRMVRTTLLGHMPGWCPEVQAVGPWRPISLLRPGAPVIRDLSLRPDLLENGEGRLYASLTAEGDINELVLKCGETEQAFEKDGPGRYTAILKIPGVAPWWPHTHGTPQLHDVTLIVDGVEHALGKTGFRRLSVDRGADGQDFAVIVNGERIFCRGAVWTTADIVRLPGSSDDYRSWLRLAAEAGMNMIRIGGTMAYETLDFFRLCDELGLMVWQDFMFANFDYPKNDKAFNGHVETEVLQLLSCTRLSPSLAVLCGGSEIHQQAAMMGLPEQFWKSPVVEEIIPPLVQSLRPDVPYVVNSPSGGPMPFSSNVGVTHYYGVGAYMRPLADARRADARFAAESLAFAHVPQARTLGQHLPVPAVHSPLWKERVPRDRGASWDFEDVRDHYLQELYGFEPNRLRREDPDLYLNLSRVVTGEVAEETYAEWRRQGSGCNGALVWTLQDLLPGAGWGVIDATGEPKPVWYGLRRAFRPVQVLLMDEGTNGLDVHVINESDAALDLTVEVSCLRDGRQIVVGGGRDLVLEARGKQKIACTELFGAFFDSTYAFRFGPPSHDVTVARLTSPATGAVVAQAFYFPLGRSKAFHDAEITASAVQEGEDWFLDLSTDRFAQSVQIDLEAYRAEDDWFHLAPGSRRLRLYRREGVPADVIPSGQIRSIGSRRIVEV
- the ugpC gene encoding sn-glycerol-3-phosphate ABC transporter ATP-binding protein UgpC, whose translation is MATSVSLQKVIKRYGELQVVHGIDLEIEPGEFTVFVGPSGCGKSTLLRMIAGLEPISGGGLYLDGSRMNDVPASKRGIAMVFQSYALYPHMTVYKNLAFGLETAGMKKQDIQPRVEKAAEILQIKQLLQRKPKQLSGGQRQRVAIGRAIVREPNIFLFDEPLSNLDAELRVQMRVEIARLHQRLGNTMIYVTHDQTEAMTMADKIVVLNGGKIEQVGAPLDLYNKPKNKFVAGFIGSPKMNFLDAKIVASDDGSAVIDLAGQTVRLPRRLGGLQPGQPVTLGARPEHLNVGDRGVGLGSARVDLVEHLGGQTILYVTLHGGQALTVALEDQQTIRAGETVSIHIDPERCHLFGPDGVTL
- a CDS encoding ABC transporter substrate-binding protein; the protein is MTLTIDRRQLLAGMAATLAFSSIGLSRANAATAMRLLWWGSKERSDRTFAAVKAYQAKNPDITIAGESFGWDSYWTRLATQTGGGNAPDLIQMDYRYIFEYARRGALLDMTPYLGKSLAIEDFGPANIDSGKVDNKIYGVSLGVNSFMVVVNTAAWTEADVEPPHDAMTWEQIGDACAKVTAAKKRRGFYGTADASGGEPALECWLRQRGKALYTTDGKLAFEAKDATEWFDFWGHMRKIGACVPADVQALDQQTLETDMLVTKKAAMSFAHSNQFVAIQGLNKEKLEIVSYPVAGADSKPGQYLKPSMLMSVSATSANKDAAVAFVNYLVEDPEGAKTLGLERGVPASPKIRDLLTPDLDATSKQVVDYIGRLTPHVGALPPSPPNGAGENAFLLKKIAEEVAFGKTSAQDAGAKFTEQAAANITRG
- a CDS encoding Gfo/Idh/MocA family oxidoreductase, producing MSALRFAAIGLNHDHIYGQVNVMLRAGAELVAFHAVEDDLAAVFASRFPQAKRVADKREILEDNSIALIVSAAISSERTGLAIEAMRHGKDVMLDKPGMVTLDQLADVRKVQAETKRIVSILYSEHFETASTVKAGELVKSGAIGKVIHTTGLGPHRLRKPTRPDWFFDRKRYGGIITDIASHQCEQFLFFADSLEAEVLSATVSNRANPETPGLQDYGDFHVRTPDVTGYVRVDWFTPDGLSTWGDGRLFIVGTEGTIELRKYIDVAGRSGTDHLFLTDRKGMQHIDCTGVELPYGRQLAADIRDRTETAMGQEHCFKAMELALKAQALAEATSLNSIQR